The Planococcus liqunii genome includes a region encoding these proteins:
- a CDS encoding NADH-dependent flavin oxidoreductase: MKPQYKALFEEITLPNGVVLNDRLGVAPMTTYSGNPDGTVSDEELVYYRRRSNIGSLFISACIAVSENGIAFPGQFVAFDEDVMPRLTQLATAMKANGNKAILQMQHGGRQGQPQLIAANETVAPSAVGGSAEKPAPRALTGEEITAIIRDFGETTRRAIAAGFDGVEIHGANTYLIQQFVSEVTNLRADEWGGSLENRMKFPLAVLTEVKRVAAEFANDDFIIGYRLSPEEYGELGIGYTIEETKILTEKLIKGGIHYLHVSLMDFKKRPHNEETEGSIVEVLSKQIAGRVAFVVVGSVTKPEHAVAALEEGADLVVMGRQVLVDPEWTEKVKQGKEGDINETIPHEMIGKLDIPGPLWNLMTTYKMVAIEEPENVNAE, translated from the coding sequence ATGAAACCACAATATAAAGCGTTATTCGAAGAAATCACCTTGCCGAACGGCGTCGTATTAAACGACCGTTTAGGCGTTGCGCCCATGACTACATACTCCGGAAATCCGGACGGTACGGTATCGGACGAAGAACTGGTTTACTACCGCCGCCGCTCGAACATCGGCAGCTTGTTCATCTCCGCATGCATCGCAGTTTCGGAAAACGGTATCGCATTCCCGGGGCAATTCGTGGCATTTGATGAAGACGTCATGCCGCGTTTGACGCAGTTGGCGACAGCGATGAAAGCAAATGGCAACAAAGCGATCCTGCAAATGCAGCACGGCGGACGCCAAGGACAGCCGCAATTGATCGCAGCCAACGAAACGGTGGCACCGAGTGCTGTCGGGGGTTCTGCTGAAAAGCCGGCACCGCGTGCACTGACAGGGGAGGAAATCACAGCAATCATCCGCGACTTCGGCGAAACGACGCGCCGCGCGATTGCAGCCGGTTTTGACGGGGTGGAAATCCACGGCGCCAACACGTACTTGATCCAGCAGTTTGTATCGGAAGTGACCAACCTCCGCGCAGACGAATGGGGCGGCAGCTTGGAAAACCGCATGAAGTTCCCGCTTGCGGTTCTTACCGAAGTGAAGCGCGTGGCAGCGGAATTCGCCAATGACGACTTCATCATCGGCTACCGCCTGTCACCGGAAGAATACGGCGAACTGGGCATCGGCTATACGATTGAAGAAACAAAAATCCTGACAGAGAAATTGATCAAAGGCGGCATCCATTATCTGCACGTGTCGTTGATGGATTTCAAAAAGCGCCCGCATAACGAAGAAACAGAAGGCAGCATCGTTGAGGTCCTGTCCAAGCAAATCGCCGGACGTGTCGCGTTTGTGGTTGTCGGAAGCGTTACAAAGCCGGAGCATGCCGTTGCAGCGCTCGAAGAAGGCGCCGACCTCGTCGTAATGGGACGCCAAGTGCTGGTCGATCCGGAATGGACGGAAAAAGTGAAACAAGGCAAAGAAGGCGACATCAACGAAACCATCCCGCATGAAATGATCGGCAAGCTCGACATTCCAGGGCCGCTTTGGAACTTGATGACTACGTATAAAATGGTGGCTATCGAAGAACCGGAAAACGTTAACGCTGAATAA
- a CDS encoding SMI1/KNR4 family protein has protein sequence MNGWQSIYFHDEDEIMDERRGYYPSNSVPNPIFGMSDAVRQKSGYEHVHPITNEPFEYTLSEFQYGDYRLKYLTAKIPVDDKIYQSIWCKYEPYSRKPQLGRGIEGMVLQQFETSRPKKPDPERYGVYTHVPGMAEFVKKYESWPFKEVWLEYDALMQERFGEFYTPLLPGTRKQQILSVFDAFDAEPIEDFVVLYELCGGNDDDFWLDSIEEHGCAYAHIGGNPLMKLSEIESEVKYAGKDVRSEYPHQSLPAGYVKNNRMLSNRIPIHHDGGGNFIAIDLDPDMRGTYGQIITVDHEYEEQVVLAGSLKEYITILYYFLKELGVIDNGEGYEGDRPLSSYINPQ, from the coding sequence GTGAACGGCTGGCAGTCTATTTATTTCCACGACGAAGATGAAATTATGGATGAACGAAGAGGGTACTACCCATCGAACAGCGTACCTAATCCGATTTTTGGCATGAGCGATGCGGTTCGGCAGAAAAGCGGATATGAGCATGTCCATCCCATCACAAACGAACCGTTCGAGTACACGTTATCGGAGTTTCAATACGGGGATTACCGGCTGAAGTATTTGACGGCGAAGATACCGGTCGATGATAAAATCTACCAGTCCATCTGGTGCAAATACGAACCATATTCACGGAAGCCGCAATTGGGCAGGGGAATCGAAGGGATGGTTTTGCAGCAATTTGAAACCTCCCGCCCGAAAAAGCCGGATCCCGAGCGGTACGGCGTTTATACTCACGTGCCGGGAATGGCCGAATTCGTCAAGAAATACGAAAGCTGGCCATTCAAGGAAGTATGGCTGGAGTATGATGCCCTGATGCAGGAGAGGTTCGGCGAATTTTATACGCCGCTCCTGCCTGGAACCCGCAAGCAACAAATCCTTTCGGTGTTTGATGCTTTCGATGCGGAACCGATTGAAGATTTTGTGGTACTGTATGAACTTTGCGGCGGCAACGACGACGATTTTTGGCTGGACAGCATCGAGGAGCATGGTTGCGCTTATGCCCATATTGGCGGGAACCCGTTGATGAAGCTGAGCGAAATCGAGTCTGAAGTGAAGTATGCCGGAAAAGACGTTCGGAGCGAGTACCCTCACCAATCACTGCCGGCTGGTTATGTGAAAAACAACCGGATGCTGTCGAACCGGATACCCATCCACCACGATGGCGGCGGCAATTTTATCGCGATAGATCTCGATCCCGATATGCGCGGGACTTACGGCCAAATCATCACAGTCGACCATGAGTACGAGGAGCAGGTCGTGCTTGCAGGAAGCTTGAAAGAATACATCACCATTCTTTACTACTTCCTGAAAGAACTCGGAGTTATCGACAACGGCGAAGGGTATGAAGGGGACCGGCCTTTATCGTCTTATATCAATCCACAATGA